One region of Tumebacillus amylolyticus genomic DNA includes:
- a CDS encoding SDR family oxidoreductase → MTEKKQAFPPQHQNQQPGIESEMNPRPKYENQGYKAAGKLAGKVALLTGGDSGIGRAVAVLYAKEGADVAIVYLNEQGDAEETKRAVEAEGRRCLLIPGDVGDEAFCRDVVAKVVQEFGKLDVLVNNAAEQHPQKSLLDITTEQLERTFRTNILAQFHLSKAALPHLKGGSSIINTASVTAYHGHKELIDYSATKGAIVTFTRSLSLTLADQGVRVNGVAPGPIWTPLIPSTFTSEQVATFGTTTPMKRAGQPEEVATAYVFLASDDSSYVTGQILHVNGGEIVNG, encoded by the coding sequence ATGACGGAAAAAAAGCAAGCATTTCCCCCGCAGCACCAAAACCAGCAACCGGGCATCGAGTCGGAGATGAACCCGCGCCCGAAGTACGAGAATCAAGGTTACAAAGCGGCCGGCAAACTGGCGGGCAAAGTTGCCTTGCTCACAGGCGGTGACAGCGGAATCGGGCGGGCCGTTGCCGTGCTGTATGCAAAGGAGGGTGCCGATGTCGCGATTGTGTACCTGAACGAGCAGGGGGACGCCGAAGAAACCAAACGAGCGGTGGAAGCGGAGGGCCGCCGCTGTCTGCTGATTCCGGGCGATGTCGGTGACGAGGCGTTCTGCCGGGATGTCGTGGCGAAAGTCGTACAGGAGTTTGGCAAATTGGATGTGTTGGTGAACAACGCCGCCGAGCAACACCCGCAGAAAAGCCTGCTCGACATCACAACCGAGCAGTTGGAGCGCACGTTCCGCACGAATATCTTGGCGCAATTCCATTTGAGCAAAGCGGCGTTGCCTCATCTCAAGGGAGGCAGTTCGATCATCAACACCGCCTCCGTCACCGCCTATCACGGGCACAAGGAGCTGATTGACTACTCCGCGACCAAGGGGGCGATTGTCACGTTCACCCGTTCCCTGTCGTTGACGCTCGCCGACCAGGGCGTTCGCGTGAACGGGGTTGCCCCCGGCCCGATCTGGACACCGCTGATTCCTTCGACGTTCACTTCCGAGCAAGTTGCGACATTCGGGACGACGACTCCGATGAAACGCGCCGGACAGCCGGAGGAAGTGGCCACCGCGTATGTGTTCTTGGCGTCTGACGATTCTTCGTATGTGACGGGGCAGATCTTGCACGTCAACGGCGGCGAGATCGT
- a CDS encoding ferric iron reductase, with protein sequence MITTDPLTRTLHDLNAQGIELSFTVDTPPDGPYQEILRVQDLLEGPRLREVIERVARRMNTDDLAAAASLFQKRYCAQLLISILTPLTRLRLGILAPAESVEIVLVDDLPARLVLHKPETRTAPFENLEKEDSLRRAVFRSLFDDNLGRLSLQIATEIGLSLRVMWGNLGNYSCWLYEEVLTQEQTLQDRALRDFEALMACPGMTKTPPLSCACNKVFLEEAEPPQWVRVRQTCCLAYKFADRPPCYTCPRLSSAERAKMIPKH encoded by the coding sequence ATGATCACGACCGACCCGTTGACTCGCACACTACACGACTTGAACGCACAAGGCATCGAGCTCTCCTTCACGGTAGACACGCCCCCGGACGGCCCCTACCAAGAAATTCTCCGCGTGCAAGATCTGCTGGAGGGCCCGCGCCTGCGTGAGGTGATCGAGCGTGTGGCACGTCGGATGAACACGGACGACCTCGCCGCCGCTGCGTCGCTTTTTCAAAAAAGGTATTGTGCGCAGTTGCTGATCTCGATCTTGACCCCGCTGACCCGCCTGCGTCTCGGAATTCTCGCCCCCGCCGAATCGGTGGAGATCGTGCTCGTAGACGACCTGCCTGCAAGACTCGTCCTCCACAAGCCGGAAACGCGCACGGCACCTTTTGAGAACTTGGAAAAAGAGGACAGCCTGCGCCGCGCGGTGTTTCGCTCGCTGTTTGACGACAACCTCGGACGGTTGTCGTTGCAAATTGCCACGGAGATCGGACTTTCCCTGCGTGTCATGTGGGGGAACCTCGGCAACTACAGCTGTTGGCTGTACGAAGAGGTGCTGACCCAAGAGCAGACGTTGCAAGACCGCGCCCTGCGGGACTTTGAAGCGCTGATGGCATGCCCTGGCATGACGAAAACTCCGCCGCTCTCCTGTGCGTGCAACAAAGTGTTTCTCGAAGAAGCAGAGCCTCCGCAATGGGTGCGCGTACGTCAGACGTGTTGCCTCGCCTACAAATTTGCAGACCGCCCGCCGTGCTACACCTGCCCGCGACTTTCTTCAGCCGAACGGGCGAAGATGATCCCGAAACACTAG
- a CDS encoding VOC family protein: MSFKYAGLDHVQVAIPKGVEDEVRRFYGELLGMEELEKPEKLKVRGGCWFQCGAQQLHIGVEEPFAPAKKAHPAFAVHAISELRDFLVEKGIEIKDNDEIPGVIRFFVNDPWGNRLEFTQA, translated from the coding sequence ATGAGTTTCAAATACGCAGGGTTGGACCACGTACAGGTGGCGATTCCCAAGGGCGTCGAGGACGAAGTGAGACGCTTTTACGGAGAATTGTTGGGGATGGAGGAGTTGGAGAAGCCGGAGAAGTTGAAAGTTCGCGGCGGCTGCTGGTTCCAGTGCGGGGCTCAGCAATTGCACATCGGGGTCGAAGAACCATTCGCCCCTGCGAAAAAAGCGCATCCGGCCTTCGCCGTACACGCCATCTCCGAACTGCGTGACTTCCTGGTGGAGAAGGGCATCGAAATCAAAGACAACGACGAGATTCCGGGCGTGATCCGATTCTTCGTCAACGATCCGTGGGGCAATCGTTTGGAGTTTACACAAGCATGA
- a CDS encoding MOSC domain-containing protein, with protein MSIEIVGLYTGEPKQVKFGDEDSVTGIYKAPVDGPLWLSFANLQGNDVANTKHHGGEARTLCVYPAEHYAHWNEHFGIELPPGAFGENLTLRGLTEEQVCIGDTYQVGEAVVQVTQARIPCKTIDLKLDVNGLFQQTALQAKSGYFFRTLQEGHIAKDSDVRLLERDLHGVTADFCMHTVYHDKKNADALRKILAVPALADNWRNMLQNLLEAAENPTSG; from the coding sequence ATGAGCATTGAGATCGTAGGCTTGTATACAGGGGAGCCGAAGCAGGTGAAGTTCGGCGACGAGGACTCCGTGACCGGCATCTACAAAGCGCCGGTCGACGGCCCGCTCTGGCTGTCCTTCGCGAATTTGCAAGGCAACGATGTGGCGAACACCAAGCACCACGGGGGAGAAGCCCGCACTCTCTGCGTGTATCCGGCCGAGCATTATGCGCATTGGAACGAGCATTTCGGCATCGAACTTCCTCCGGGGGCGTTTGGGGAAAATCTCACGCTTCGGGGGCTGACCGAAGAGCAGGTGTGCATCGGGGACACCTACCAAGTGGGAGAAGCGGTCGTACAAGTGACCCAAGCGCGGATTCCCTGCAAGACGATCGATCTGAAGCTCGACGTGAACGGACTGTTCCAGCAGACGGCGTTGCAGGCGAAGAGCGGGTATTTTTTCCGAACGCTTCAGGAGGGTCACATCGCGAAGGACAGCGATGTTCGGCTGTTGGAGCGCGACCTCCACGGAGTTACCGCTGATTTCTGCATGCACACCGTCTATCATGACAAGAAAAACGCGGACGCTCTCCGCAAGATTCTCGCCGTGCCCGCGTTGGCTGACAACTGGCGGAACATGTTGCAGAATCTGTTGGAAGCGGCGGAGAATCCGACCTCGGGATGA
- a CDS encoding WD40/YVTN/BNR-like repeat-containing protein, whose translation MQRWSRWVLGGVLGLGVLGVVYSGLNEGNKIDPIQGLAYSPDGKTLYLATDTGILHYSDETGWVKPEKQQRISGFTAAHDALYIGNDGLQKSTDGGKTFEKIGASGLKFDFLAASLHGNTIYAYSLKNGLTYTQDEGKTWTHVAAKGLEGDEILSLAANPEDDRWIGVGTKRGMAMSGDRGETFDVGYSENVMADNTPVTALLFDSHDPDLPVMGLSYKGTPQIAIGPFSPKLYISSIKGGPGFWNQPLKKLYALHPNDEATHILANPSSGTDYIITTNKGDVIRFSPLSSAYPKKLIDHGTLLQP comes from the coding sequence ATGCAACGATGGAGTAGATGGGTACTGGGCGGAGTGTTGGGGCTCGGAGTGTTGGGGGTTGTCTATTCGGGGCTCAACGAGGGGAACAAGATCGATCCTATACAAGGTCTCGCCTATTCACCGGACGGCAAGACGTTGTACCTCGCGACGGATACGGGAATCCTGCATTACTCAGACGAAACCGGCTGGGTCAAGCCTGAGAAGCAACAGCGAATCTCCGGCTTCACCGCCGCTCACGATGCCCTATACATAGGAAACGACGGTTTGCAAAAAAGCACCGACGGCGGCAAAACATTTGAAAAAATCGGGGCAAGCGGCCTGAAGTTCGACTTCCTCGCCGCCTCGTTGCACGGCAACACGATCTACGCCTACTCGTTGAAAAACGGCCTCACCTACACCCAAGACGAAGGCAAAACGTGGACGCATGTCGCCGCCAAAGGTCTTGAAGGCGATGAAATCCTCTCTCTCGCCGCCAATCCCGAAGACGACCGCTGGATTGGTGTAGGAACCAAGAGGGGCATGGCGATGTCCGGTGATCGCGGAGAAACGTTTGATGTGGGCTATTCGGAGAATGTGATGGCCGACAACACCCCGGTGACGGCGTTGCTGTTTGACTCGCACGACCCGGACCTTCCCGTAATGGGTCTTTCGTACAAAGGGACACCGCAGATCGCGATTGGCCCTTTTTCCCCGAAATTGTACATCTCTTCGATCAAAGGTGGCCCAGGCTTCTGGAATCAACCGCTCAAGAAACTCTACGCCCTGCACCCGAACGACGAAGCCACGCACATTCTCGCCAATCCCTCGTCAGGAACCGACTACATCATCACCACGAACAAGGGCGACGTGATTCGCTTCTCCCCGCTGTCCAGCGCGTATCCCAAGAAACTCATCGACCACGGAACCCTCCTACAACCATAG
- a CDS encoding glycoside hydrolase family 13 protein translates to MSKMRKSKLFKSVQTVALFATVAIPYAVFSNPVYAASNDNNVEWNGLFHDQGPVYDSAPEPTSTQSITLKFRTYKGDITSATIKYYDSGDSAFHTVPMSWLQNDATGIYDIWQGTLPASASAKYYRFQITDGTKTAWYNAAGISSTEPTSGDFYVLPGFKTPDWMKNGVMYQVFPDRFYNGDTTNDVQTGSYSYKGTPTEKKAWGASVYGDTGYDNNLVFFGGDLAGVSQKMSYIKQTLGANIVYLNPIFKAPSVHKYDTQDYMTVDPAFGSNTTLQNLSSTIHSTTNGPKGYLVLDGVFNHTGDAHQWFDKYNNYTSTTGAYESTSSPYSSYYNFSAWPNTYASFMGFDTLPKLNFGASGSTVRNVMYNNSTSVAKTYLSSPYSIDGWRLDAAQYADANGNNGSDATNHNIWTEFRNAVKSTNSNAAIFGEFWGNANPWTADGKQWDGATNFDGFTQPVSEWITGKDYSNNAASITASGFDSWLKGTRANYPTNVQQAMSNHLTNHDITRFGTRAGGDIWKTYLALFFQMTYVGTPTIYYGDEYGMQGGADPDNRRTFDWAQGSTANSAVALTQKLIGIRNQYPALRTGSFMTLQTDDINKIFSYGRFDNTNRIAVVLNNDSVTHSVTVPVNQMSVTNGSTLTDKITGTTYTVSNGSVTLNVQGHYGAILVQ, encoded by the coding sequence ATGAGCAAAATGCGCAAGAGCAAGTTGTTCAAATCAGTGCAAACGGTTGCGCTGTTTGCGACCGTGGCAATTCCGTATGCGGTGTTCTCGAATCCCGTGTACGCAGCATCCAACGACAACAACGTAGAGTGGAACGGGTTGTTCCACGACCAAGGCCCGGTCTATGACAGTGCGCCAGAGCCGACCTCCACACAGAGCATCACCTTGAAATTCCGCACGTACAAAGGCGACATCACATCGGCTACGATCAAATACTACGACTCGGGAGACAGCGCGTTCCACACCGTCCCCATGAGTTGGTTGCAAAACGACGCAACCGGAATCTATGACATCTGGCAAGGCACGCTCCCGGCGAGTGCTTCGGCGAAATACTATCGCTTCCAGATCACCGACGGCACCAAAACCGCTTGGTACAATGCGGCAGGCATCTCCAGTACGGAGCCGACCTCGGGCGACTTTTACGTACTCCCGGGCTTCAAAACTCCGGATTGGATGAAAAACGGCGTCATGTACCAGGTCTTCCCGGACCGCTTCTACAACGGCGACACGACGAATGACGTACAAACGGGCTCCTACAGCTACAAAGGCACTCCGACGGAGAAAAAAGCGTGGGGCGCTTCGGTCTATGGGGATACAGGCTATGACAACAACCTCGTGTTCTTCGGCGGCGACCTGGCGGGCGTCTCGCAGAAGATGAGTTACATCAAACAAACGCTCGGTGCGAACATCGTCTATCTCAACCCGATCTTCAAAGCACCGTCCGTTCACAAGTACGATACCCAAGATTACATGACGGTCGATCCGGCGTTTGGCTCGAACACCACCTTGCAGAACTTGTCCTCGACGATCCACAGCACGACGAACGGACCGAAGGGATACCTCGTGCTCGACGGCGTGTTCAATCATACGGGAGATGCTCACCAGTGGTTCGACAAGTACAACAATTACACGTCGACCACGGGGGCGTATGAGTCGACGTCGAGCCCGTACTCCAGCTACTACAACTTCTCGGCGTGGCCGAACACGTACGCGAGTTTCATGGGCTTTGATACGCTGCCGAAGCTCAACTTCGGGGCGTCGGGTTCGACGGTGCGCAATGTGATGTATAACAACTCGACCTCGGTGGCCAAGACCTATCTCTCGTCGCCGTATTCGATTGACGGATGGCGTTTGGACGCGGCGCAATATGCTGATGCAAACGGCAACAACGGTTCGGATGCGACGAACCATAACATCTGGACGGAGTTCCGCAACGCCGTGAAGTCCACGAATTCGAACGCGGCGATTTTCGGTGAATTCTGGGGCAATGCGAATCCGTGGACGGCAGACGGCAAGCAGTGGGACGGTGCGACCAACTTCGACGGGTTCACACAGCCGGTTTCAGAGTGGATCACGGGCAAGGATTACAGCAACAACGCGGCCTCGATCACCGCTTCCGGATTTGACTCCTGGTTGAAAGGAACGCGCGCCAACTACCCGACCAATGTCCAGCAAGCGATGTCGAACCACTTGACCAACCATGACATCACTCGATTTGGCACGCGTGCGGGCGGGGATATTTGGAAAACGTATCTGGCGTTGTTCTTCCAGATGACGTATGTGGGAACGCCGACGATCTACTACGGAGACGAGTACGGCATGCAAGGGGGCGCAGACCCGGACAACCGCCGCACGTTCGACTGGGCACAGGGCTCCACCGCGAACTCCGCTGTAGCGTTGACGCAGAAGTTGATCGGGATTCGCAACCAGTACCCGGCTCTGCGCACCGGTTCGTTCATGACGCTGCAAACGGACGACATCAACAAAATTTTCTCCTACGGGCGTTTTGACAACACGAACCGCATCGCCGTGGTTCTGAACAACGACAGCGTCACGCATTCGGTCACCGTTCCGGTGAACCAGATGAGTGTAACCAACGGCTCCACGCTCACAGACAAGATCACCGGCACGACGTACACGGTGTCCAACGGCTCGGTGACGTTGAATGTACAAGGCCACTACGGCGCGATTCTGGTGCAGTAG
- a CDS encoding HelD family protein yields the protein MEPEIQSAYNSELQRLEKTAAEIESQLQTLEGIPRYYGDDLTEQALDNIRESQRQALTIAGPEPYFGRLDFEEEGHDQPVPLYIGKVGVENIETGELLVIDWRAPVASMFYSFTGGDEPATYDSPDGLIQGLIYLKRNLVIRKQILQRVVDAYERGGENLAVADEFLLYRLGENKDNKLRDIVSTIQEEQDKIIRSAKNLALVIQGVAGSGKTTVALHRLAFLLYQYRENVRAERMIIFAPNSMFLDYISSVLPELGVGGIQQTTFTDWTLDLLDQEVSMTDPAERLTEWFAIGENRPTLTNEAPGRWKGSLHFKQLLDEQLQAYETTFVPEADFTPWEGATLRHRTVREWFHTEYKHYPLAKRRERVHARIKRWMEMELDKVWEVHLKKDYKKSGSAKLKTYFKLWPAHTPFTLYKLFVSELEEMPEALRKSSAKSFKKKKVELEDLAPLLYIRDRLHGIDGNDVFDHTVIDEAQDFSPFQIAVLNDRTRGKSFTILGDLSQGIHAYQGIRDWQEFLGLFGEDDSAFFRLDRSYRSTMEIIHFANVILERSGEPVTLAKPVFRSGEKVVVHAVTPDHRLETIRRSLEHLRSGESSTVAVIARTDEEAREIHEYLAEQGIETTLIHSGQRQYRGGLSVLPVYLSKGLEFDAVLLTDVDSTRYELNPQDAKLLYVGCTRALHHLWLLHTGEVSPLISDLSDDIYTPELPIT from the coding sequence TTGGAACCTGAGATTCAAAGTGCCTACAACTCAGAGCTGCAGCGGCTCGAAAAAACGGCTGCCGAGATTGAAAGCCAATTGCAGACCCTCGAAGGGATTCCGCGCTATTACGGAGATGATCTGACCGAGCAAGCCTTGGACAACATCCGCGAATCCCAGCGTCAGGCCCTCACGATCGCAGGTCCCGAGCCGTACTTCGGACGGCTGGACTTTGAAGAGGAAGGTCATGACCAACCTGTTCCGCTCTACATCGGCAAAGTCGGCGTGGAGAACATCGAAACGGGCGAACTGCTCGTCATCGACTGGCGCGCTCCCGTGGCTTCGATGTTCTACTCGTTCACAGGCGGGGATGAACCCGCAACCTACGACTCCCCCGACGGCCTCATCCAAGGACTTATCTATCTGAAACGCAACCTCGTCATCCGCAAGCAAATTCTCCAACGCGTGGTCGACGCCTACGAACGAGGCGGCGAAAACCTCGCCGTCGCCGATGAATTCCTGCTCTACCGCCTCGGAGAGAACAAGGACAACAAACTCCGCGACATCGTCTCCACGATCCAAGAAGAGCAGGACAAAATCATCCGTTCCGCCAAAAACCTCGCCCTCGTCATCCAAGGCGTCGCCGGTTCGGGAAAAACGACCGTCGCCCTGCACCGATTGGCGTTCTTGCTCTATCAATACCGCGAAAACGTCCGGGCCGAGCGCATGATTATCTTTGCGCCCAACTCCATGTTCCTCGACTACATCTCCAGCGTCCTGCCCGAACTTGGCGTCGGCGGCATCCAACAGACGACATTCACCGATTGGACGCTGGACCTGCTCGACCAAGAAGTCTCCATGACCGACCCCGCCGAGCGTCTCACCGAATGGTTCGCCATCGGCGAGAACCGCCCGACGCTCACGAACGAAGCACCCGGTCGTTGGAAAGGCTCGCTTCACTTCAAGCAACTGCTCGACGAACAGTTGCAAGCTTACGAAACGACCTTCGTCCCCGAGGCCGACTTCACCCCGTGGGAGGGCGCAACGCTTCGCCACCGAACGGTCCGCGAGTGGTTCCACACCGAATACAAACACTACCCGCTCGCCAAACGCCGTGAGCGTGTCCACGCCCGCATCAAGCGCTGGATGGAGATGGAGCTCGACAAAGTCTGGGAAGTTCATCTCAAGAAAGACTACAAAAAGTCGGGCAGTGCCAAACTCAAAACCTACTTCAAACTCTGGCCCGCGCACACGCCGTTCACCCTGTACAAGCTCTTCGTCTCCGAATTGGAAGAGATGCCGGAAGCTCTGCGCAAGTCTTCCGCCAAGAGCTTCAAGAAAAAGAAAGTCGAACTCGAAGACCTCGCCCCGCTGCTCTACATCCGAGACCGTTTGCACGGCATCGACGGCAACGACGTGTTCGACCACACGGTCATCGACGAAGCGCAAGACTTCTCACCGTTCCAAATTGCTGTGCTCAACGACCGCACACGCGGCAAGTCGTTCACGATCCTCGGCGACCTCTCGCAAGGAATTCACGCCTACCAAGGCATCCGCGACTGGCAAGAGTTTCTGGGGCTGTTCGGCGAGGACGACAGCGCGTTTTTCCGACTGGACCGCAGTTATCGGTCCACGATGGAGATCATTCACTTTGCCAATGTGATCTTGGAGCGCTCCGGCGAGCCTGTGACGCTGGCGAAGCCGGTCTTCCGCTCCGGGGAAAAAGTGGTCGTTCACGCTGTGACTCCCGACCACCGTCTGGAAACCATCCGCCGCTCGCTGGAACACTTGCGCAGCGGAGAGTCCTCCACCGTCGCCGTCATCGCCCGCACGGATGAGGAAGCCCGCGAAATTCACGAGTACCTCGCCGAGCAGGGCATCGAGACGACGCTGATCCACTCCGGCCAACGTCAGTACCGCGGTGGACTCTCCGTTCTGCCTGTGTACCTCTCCAAAGGCTTGGAGTTCGACGCCGTCCTGCTCACCGACGTGGACTCCACCCGCTATGAATTGAACCCGCAGGATGCCAAACTTCTGTACGTCGGTTGCACACGCGCCTTGCACCACCTGTGGCTCTTGCATACGGGCGAAGTCTCGCCGCTGATCTCGGACCTCAGCGACGACATCTACACCCCCGAACTGCCGATCACGTAG
- a CDS encoding TerB N-terminal domain-containing protein, producing the protein MQFREAVRRYRDVQGTSSPEVEFSHNWPKHEHLDRDQLQWFLYWRSLWERGYVRKTSLSYMNLHIFELLSLEYRQDPQLAVERLVEFYNDFHDIQPRLDVTVVRWIGDFYLKMGEIDNALYWYTHGTAGDLFEKLSWYRFGHRDIPLSFLQKVAGVPKSQFYREHMPGIEPEIERLMQAAFRKFYEIEGMHPLDKFARYTDEPTIYLFSNTPIHEKYYLDGFRRYEQAGTFVHFVKHALRYAENLLRRVEKKPRLKCDESLALYFQDLESDYPVPEVPEKKKEPREGKASGVATEIVQPTLTVELPEEPVVLDLSRVQALTTETEWLVDMMQEENSAEEPLMREAPVVSAVSTVSVTTPSPALFSDIEAGELEEFLENLNGGEQAFLRHLVESGERERRRLAEWLKLKRMFLDATVMKLNESAMDAGFEPLLEDDEDEVYIAEEHEAALREWASRG; encoded by the coding sequence ATGCAATTTCGGGAAGCGGTGCGTCGCTATCGAGATGTACAGGGCACCTCGTCCCCCGAAGTAGAATTTTCGCACAACTGGCCGAAGCATGAACATCTCGACCGGGATCAGTTGCAGTGGTTTTTGTATTGGCGGTCGCTCTGGGAGCGAGGATATGTGCGAAAGACGAGCCTGTCTTACATGAATCTTCATATCTTTGAACTGTTGAGTTTGGAATATAGGCAAGACCCGCAGTTGGCGGTGGAGAGGCTGGTCGAGTTTTACAACGACTTCCACGACATCCAGCCGAGGCTCGATGTCACGGTCGTGCGCTGGATTGGCGACTTCTACCTCAAGATGGGCGAAATCGACAACGCGTTGTATTGGTACACGCACGGCACGGCCGGGGACCTTTTTGAAAAGTTGTCTTGGTACCGCTTCGGGCACCGCGACATCCCGCTTTCGTTTTTGCAAAAAGTGGCGGGGGTGCCGAAGTCGCAGTTCTATCGGGAGCACATGCCGGGAATTGAACCGGAGATCGAGCGGCTGATGCAGGCGGCGTTTCGGAAGTTTTATGAGATCGAAGGGATGCATCCGTTGGATAAGTTTGCTCGGTATACGGATGAGCCGACGATCTATCTGTTTTCGAACACGCCGATTCATGAGAAGTATTACCTCGACGGGTTTCGTCGGTATGAGCAGGCGGGCACGTTCGTGCATTTCGTGAAGCATGCGCTTCGCTATGCCGAGAATTTGTTGCGGCGTGTGGAGAAAAAGCCTCGTTTGAAATGTGACGAGTCGCTGGCGCTGTACTTCCAGGACTTGGAGTCTGACTATCCGGTGCCGGAAGTGCCGGAGAAAAAGAAAGAGCCTCGCGAGGGCAAAGCGTCGGGAGTTGCAACTGAAATTGTGCAACCGACGCTCACGGTCGAACTGCCGGAGGAGCCTGTGGTGCTCGATCTGTCGAGGGTGCAGGCGTTGACGACCGAGACGGAGTGGCTCGTGGACATGATGCAAGAGGAGAATTCCGCCGAGGAGCCGTTGATGCGGGAGGCTCCCGTGGTTTCGGCGGTTTCTACGGTTTCTGTTACGACTCCCTCTCCTGCGCTTTTTTCAGATATAGAAGCGGGAGAATTGGAGGAGTTTTTGGAAAACCTGAATGGTGGAGAGCAGGCGTTTCTGCGACATCTCGTCGAGAGCGGGGAGCGGGAACGCCGCCGCTTGGCCGAATGGTTGAAACTCAAGCGGATGTTCCTCGACGCCACGGTGATGAAGCTCAACGAAAGCGCGATGGACGCCGGGTTCGAGCCGTTGCTGGAAGACGACGAGGACGAGGTCTACATCGCAGAGGAGCACGAAGCGGCCCTGAGAGAGTGGGCGTCGCGTGGATGA
- a CDS encoding ATP-binding protein — translation MSQMVNSKLTRKAANAIIQSMGGGVVPQEGIEHVVVGRVREIRQLVEDLNLTADGLSCMKFLIGDYGTGKSFMATLTRYIAYRENFVVAYTDLTANRRLYAHDGKAVATYSDLIQNLSTKSKPNGNALRSLIERWLSDLQQKVAVEQEFDGVPDATDARFTRLVTAEVQKVIHEIQELSGGFDFATVLGKYYQGYLSGDEQAQEYSIKWLRGEYRTKTEARADLGVREIINDDNWFDYVKVLTKFITSIGYRGLLVLFDEAINLYKIDHPQARSKNYERVLEFYNECTQGRATNLMLMFMGTTDFLEDERRGLFSYKALKSRLQTNQYETEQFRDLRQPVIKLAPLSAEELYVLLQKMRDVYAALYQVDDITRLVTDDNILEIVQKALARPGGVQFITPRELIREFIGILNLLHQNPEMDRGTIFQERLELAQAETRRFTGRMLE, via the coding sequence ATGAGTCAGATGGTGAACAGCAAACTCACGCGCAAGGCGGCCAACGCAATCATCCAATCGATGGGCGGCGGGGTCGTCCCGCAAGAAGGCATCGAGCACGTGGTCGTCGGCCGCGTGCGGGAGATTCGGCAGTTGGTGGAGGACTTGAACCTGACTGCCGACGGGTTGTCGTGCATGAAGTTTTTGATCGGCGACTACGGGACGGGGAAAAGTTTCATGGCCACCCTCACCCGCTACATCGCCTACCGTGAGAATTTCGTGGTCGCTTACACCGATCTGACGGCCAATCGCCGCCTCTACGCCCACGACGGCAAAGCGGTCGCGACGTACTCCGACCTGATCCAGAACCTCTCCACGAAATCAAAGCCCAACGGCAATGCCCTGCGTTCGCTCATCGAGCGCTGGCTGTCCGATCTGCAACAGAAAGTTGCGGTGGAGCAAGAATTCGACGGCGTCCCGGATGCAACGGACGCTCGCTTCACCCGCTTGGTCACCGCCGAAGTGCAGAAGGTCATCCATGAAATTCAGGAGTTGTCGGGCGGGTTCGACTTCGCGACGGTGCTCGGGAAGTACTACCAAGGCTATTTGAGCGGGGATGAACAAGCGCAGGAATACTCGATCAAGTGGCTGCGCGGGGAGTATCGAACCAAGACGGAGGCGCGTGCCGACCTTGGCGTTCGCGAGATCATCAACGACGACAATTGGTTTGATTATGTGAAGGTCTTGACGAAGTTCATCACGTCGATCGGGTATCGCGGTTTGCTGGTGCTGTTCGACGAAGCGATCAACTTGTACAAGATCGACCACCCGCAAGCGCGCAGCAAAAACTACGAGCGGGTGTTGGAGTTTTACAATGAATGCACGCAGGGCCGCGCGACGAATCTCATGTTGATGTTCATGGGGACGACCGATTTCTTGGAAGACGAGCGGCGTGGGTTGTTCTCGTACAAAGCGTTGAAGTCGCGGTTGCAGACGAACCAGTACGAAACGGAGCAATTCCGCGATTTGCGGCAGCCGGTGATCAAACTGGCCCCGCTGTCGGCGGAAGAACTCTACGTCCTCTTGCAAAAAATGCGCGATGTCTACGCCGCGCTCTACCAAGTGGACGACATCACCCGGCTCGTCACCGACGACAACATCCTCGAAATCGTGCAAAAAGCCCTCGCGAGACCGGGCGGCGTGCAGTTCATCACCCCGCGCGAGTTGATTCGGGAGTTTATCGGCATCCTCAACCTCCTGCACCAAAACCCCGAGATGGATCGCGGGACGATCTTCCAAGAAAGATTGGAACTGGCGCAGGCGGAGACCCGCAGGTTTACGGGGCGGATGTTGGAGTAG